The Solea senegalensis isolate Sse05_10M linkage group LG11, IFAPA_SoseM_1, whole genome shotgun sequence genomic interval GACAGGATTACTCACAATCACAGCAGATTCGATAAAAGTGACAACTGACAGTCCTATAAAGAAACTATACAgaactatatatactataaatatatatatacatatatatatataaatcaacTAGAAAGTAAGAACAAACTAGAAAGTGTTAGGTTATGTTgatacctaaccctaacatatatatatatatatatatatatatatatatatacatatatatatatatatatatatatatatatatgtatacatatacatacatatgtacacatacatacatatacatctatatatacatatatagatatataggtTGGGGTTAGGTATCAATTTAACCTAACACTTTCTAGTTTGTCCGAATGAATGCTGTGTCCTGAGATGAACAGGAGaacaaacataaaaagacaTAATAGTGCATATTCCTCTGCTATTGTGACTTCCTTATTCACAGCATGTGCAGTACGTGAGGTTCTCACATTCAGGATGCAGCACTTTCAGCATCAGGTTCTGTGATGCTGCTAAAAATAactcactgactgacactgacactgtatGTTGACACTGGAACTGCAACaaactattttcattttcaaatgatcaGTTTATTAATGAAATTgctgtttggtccataaaaggtctgaatatcaaaatagttcattACTAATCGATGAATGACTACATTGTTTCAAGTTCACTGATTTAGGATCGACACGTTTCaccactttctgacattttatggaccaaacaacttatAATAagttaattaataatgaaaatgattaaCAGTTGCACTGTTGTATCACTGGAGGTGAGGTGTTTACCTTAAACACAGATGCAACGTTCACCACAGACTTAGTATTTTACTCGGCTTTCGGTGCAAACACAGACttactgttgtcttttttctgcgGTGAAATTTCATCAGGAATTTCTCGCCACTCTtgccacttcttctccttctctcgcTCCCTGTCCCTCAGGATGCTGTGGTGAGGTTTAGGGTGGAAGTGACGTCTCCGGTCCAGGAAAGCCTGCGAACTGGAGTGGTGGTACCTCTGGCTTCCGGAGCCCGGTTTGTATGAGGGATGTTCGTTCTTTGTGTAACTGCATCATCGGCAGAGAAGAAAACATCCACATCAACCTCAGTATCATTAGCAGTGCTAGTTTGCCCAAAGACTTGGTCAGGGGCCACAGATGGATCACAGGAGATTTTCTGGGGGTCCCAAAACAAATTTACTGAATTTTCCCAACCTCtaagttaagatttatgtgtctTTCAAAATAACAGGTATAAAGTTAAGCTGTAATTTACTAAATATTTCTTATAAATTACTCAGTTAACAACTGAAATATATGATATAAAGATATGGCTCTAAATTAGTtgctacattatgcacaaatgtaATCTTGTCttaaatattttatctttaaaaagtgggtcacatgtgaaaagtttgagaaacattgCTAAACAAGAGACAGATTCAGTGATtgaactgaagaagaaaaagaatcacAACAGTGACCAGGACAAAAGTCTCACCACTGTTTGTAGAAGTGCCCTTCAAACTTTGGTTTGTAAGAACTGGACCCCCTCGCCCTCGGTCTGGAAGGACTCCGCACTCTTCTGATCGGCCTCTTCCCGTCCTTAAATGACGGAGGAGTGAAACATCAATAACACCGGGAGAGCAGAGGAATCCAAGGTCATTATGAGATGTGTGTGACGTGTGAGAACAGCGTGTACCTGATCAGGAGACATGGAGACGCCACTGAGAATCAAGTCAACAGACTCATCGCTGTGCCACGTCGCAGAGGCCTGGGCACAGTAAAGTTATTCACAGTTAGTGTCACAGCGCTGCTGGGatgtgatattattattatcattgcaGTATTTTACTGAACCAAGCAAGACATGGTGCACGTAAAGGGATGAAAATGATCTATTCGTGACTTTGTTACcacacaggaaaatgttttactAACCACCTTTGTTAGATTTGAATGATTAAAGTGTTGAAAATTATCATCATCTACACATTTGAAAATTTGCTGGCCACAGTATTAAGGGTGGAACGGTTCACTGGTTTGGTACACGCCACGTTTGGGACTCGTGTATGGTTCCGTCCGTTCAGTTAATGACATAATGTCCATAGCAACGAAAAAGACGCACAGAAGCATGTAGGATAGTGAGGGGGATAATGTtcaggacagacggacagatgtTAAACGGATTAATAGAGAAatcgtttgctccataaaatgtcagaaaacattcagtgtttgtcaaatgtctggttttttttgtccacaatccaaaattattgagtttttatgatttctttgttacatggagcaaagaattaaagtaaatattcagatttaagaagctgaaacaatcagaaatcttgttttaatcatgagaaaaGCTCCAAACCGATCCATCGACGATCAAAGTAGTTGACGATGAATGTAGTAATTGATTCATTGCTTCAGCTCTATATAAATTGGCCTTGTGTAACCCAGTGAAGTTTTTTCAAATACAATCCAATctagctttatttatttagcactttaaaaaaacaacagtttaacaAAGTACTATATACACAATTAAAATACTGCcaataacaaataatattaaaaataatattaaaacaaggGAAACAAAATTATAATCAAAAGACCGAAAATTAAAAGCCAAGGAGTAGAGGTTATTATAAAaaaggattattattaatattaatatttccgACTGCTCAAGATGATTGGAATTGCAGATATAATTTGTAAATagctctgtatttatttattcattcattcagtattttgttgttttgatttgaggTATTGGGACTGTGGGTGGAGAAATAATGATCTATGAAGTCATTAGTATTTTTCCTGTGTCTCCTCGTTGCAGATTGTTGAGATTAATGATGGCATTTTTGCTTTGTTCCTCACTGGTGTTTCTTTTGGACTGGACTGAGGAATTAGTTGAAGTTTTTAGGGTCACCGTCCAACTCTCATTATATCCCCAATACTATCCACATTGCGGAGTATAAGTGCTCGATCACTTGTTGTCTTGGAATATTACACTGAACTTGTTTGCCAAAGGAGGAAGAGAATCCATTTCCTCCAGCATCTTTTATCGTTTGGGTGCGAGCAAACTAATTCTCCCTCTGTAATTCTGAGCTGTATTGTAAGATCATATCATGTTTAAAGGGCAACAACTGCACTAAAAGctacatttatttcatacaataaaaaaatgcgCTCAAAGATCAAAGGTCAACTTTTATAGAACCTCTGTGGATTAgccaacaataaaaacataccaAGACTGGCTAACACCATCATCTATGAGGTTTTAAACATGTATGAGTACTTAATTATTACCATCAAACCATAGATTCTTCATGAACAACTTAAATCAAAGTCAATCTCTGATGTGATTGATTTTGTGTGGATACTTGTATTTAaggctgcaaacaaacaaacaattattttataatcaaagcatttgttgattattatctgttggtttttattattatgagttaTTTATtacatgaagcaaagaaaccagaaaatattcaacaagttgaaaaatcagaaagcttgttttaaagCGGATTAATcgagtataaaaaaaaaagttgacaattaatttagtcgACGATTAATCatataattgttgcagccctacttgtATTAAGTGTGTGGTTGTTGTATTACGTAATTAAATGTTGTTGGTGTCCCCTGATTTATGAGCTGCTGAGGCAAACATGACATAAATGTGTGCTTCTATACGTTTATGTAGCAATTAAGTATGTGGTTTAATTTTAATAAGATTGTGTTGGCACTGTGTGTAGGTGTATTGAAATGTGTATGTATTCTTATTTAATTACTCTGTGTTTACTCCATATTAACAAGTGCCCtggtttatatataaatatacatatacacatacatgattTTTGTGGGTAGTTGTGGTTGTTTGTTAGTTAATTGGTGGTGATTGTTGAGGACTTTGTCCTGTTACGTACTTTATATGAAAAGTGTTTATTATATTCCTACATTGATCTATCCATGACTCATCATTCAGGTAGTCCTGTCCTGCCcgtctccttttttcttttttctttttttttaaagcttaacCTCTGTTTTAAACGATTATATAGTAATAGTAATTGTATTTATACACGTTTACAAAGGGCAGAGGAAGGAAGAAGGActgagagagggaaaaacaaaggtATAAacaattgtatatatatatatatatatataataaaagggggacaataacaacatgaaaaaaaggagaagcagGTGTAAGTTGAACGTGTGAATGCAGTGACTTGTCACATGTCACTTTTACCTTGTTTTGCAGCGCGTCCTTCGGCCAAATATGGTCCGTGTCTCTTCCTGTTTGAGGTTTATGTTCctcaaacacaacagtgttCTCCTCCAAACAATACATGTCGACTGTAAAAGTTCAcactcctgtctgtctgtctgtctgtctgtttgtgtctgtgtgtcgtcCTCCTGAACTTACTCTCCTGTCACATTACAGACGGACAACTTCTCTGACAGAAGTGTGTCGCAACGCGGTTTCACTTCCGTTCTCTGCAAACCGTCCAATCAGCGTCAGGCTGAAGCGACACGCGCACATGTCTTCTCAAtaagagcaaaaaaagaaatcaataccTAGCGACACTACAGTGTGGAAGGCACGCATGCGCAGAGCAGAGAGTCGCTCTGCGCACAACTGTGACGAACTGTGAACGAAGGCGCTCTTCAGCAGGAAAgtggaagagaagaggaaaatcaTCATGAAAAACTAAGAGAGAATACAAAGAAAAGAGATTTTAGATGTAGTATTttcatgtgatttatgtgatgatgtcttttattttcagaaaagAAGGAT includes:
- the LOC122776750 gene encoding uncharacterized protein LOC122776750; amino-acid sequence: MYCLEENTVVFEEHKPQTGRDTDHIWPKDALQNKASATWHSDESVDLILSGVSMSPDQDGKRPIRRVRSPSRPRARGSSSYKPKFEGHFYKQCYTKNEHPSYKPGSGSQRYHHSSSQAFLDRRRHFHPKPHHSILRDREREKEKKWQEWREIPDEISPQKKDNTTRPLPRSNSSRDKDMQFTVSAAALFSSHQKQRQKKNVEEYTKKSLSISQKLPNTMFPLKISKRYEAA